A single window of Zea mays cultivar B73 chromosome 10, Zm-B73-REFERENCE-NAM-5.0, whole genome shotgun sequence DNA harbors:
- the LOC100281061 gene encoding mazG nucleotide pyrophosphohydrolase domain protein — MEGDKKAGAVAEKKAAAADQSKEVAAGDVSLKELSRRLNDFAKERDWEQYHSPRNLLLAMIAEVGELSELFMWKGEVRKGLADWDEAEKEHLGEELSDVLLYLVRLSDMCGVDLGDAALRKIVKNAVKYPAPSKEQGA, encoded by the exons ATGGAGGGCGATAAGAAGGCGGGCGCCGTGGCAGAGaagaaggcggcggcggcggatcaGAGCAAGGAGGTGGCCGCTGGTGATGTGAGCCTGAAGGAGCTGTCCAGGAGGCTCAACGACTTCGCCAAGGAGAGGGACTGGGAGCAGTACCATAGCCCCCGGAACCTGCTGCTCGCCATG ATCGCTGAGGTCGGGGAGCTGTCAGAGCTGTTCATGTGGAAAGGGGAGGTGCGCAAGGGCCTCGCGGACTGGGACGAGGCGGAGAAGGAGCACCTCGGCGAGGAGCTCTCCGACGTGCTGCTCTACCTGGTCCGCCTCTCCGACATGTGCGGCGTCGACCTCGGCGACGCCGCCCTCAGGAAGATCGTCAAGAACGCCGTCAAGTACCCGGCGCCGTCCAAGGAACAAGGCGCCTGA